From one Humulus lupulus chromosome 8, drHumLupu1.1, whole genome shotgun sequence genomic stretch:
- the LOC133798319 gene encoding coronatine-insensitive protein 1 encodes MAMEDRRMSIGMSDEVLGCVMPYIHDPKDRDAVSLVCRRWYELDALTRKHVTIALCYTTTPDRLRSRFGFLESLKLKGKPRAAMFNLIPEDWGGFVTPWVKAITESFQCLRSLHFRRMIVKDSDLELLARSRGRELEVLKIDKCSGFSTDGLFHIGRYCRSLRTLFLEESSINDKDGEWLHELAVNNSVLETLNFYMTDLAKVKFEDLALIAKNCRSLISVKISDCEILDLVDFFRAAVTLEEFCGGSFNEQPERYSAISLPQKLCRLGLTYLGNNEIPIVFPLANLLKKLDLLYALLNTEDHCTLIQRCPNLEVLETRNVIGDRGLEVLAQSCKGLKRLRIERGDDEQGMEDEEGVVSQRGLIALAQGCLELEYLAVYVSDITNSSLECIGTYSKNLCDFRLVLLDREERITDLPLDNGVRALLRGCGKLKRFALYLRPGGLTDAGLSYIGQYSQNIRWMLLGYVGESDAGLLEFSRGCPSLQKLEMRGCCFSEHALASAVMQLTSLRYLWVQGYRASSVAPGRDLLAMARPFWNIELIPSRRVVLPDNIGEPMMVEHPAHILAYYSLAGQRTDFPDTVIPLEPAAMIPE; translated from the exons ATGGCTATGGAGGATCGAAGGATGAGTATAGGAATGTCCGACGAGGTACTCGGATGTGTGATGCCGTATATCCACGACCCAAAGGATCGCGACGCCGTCTCACTTGTCTGCCGCCGGTGGTACGAGCTTGATGCGCTCACGCGCAAGCACGTTACGATCGCTCTTTGCTACACCACCACTCCTGATCGGCTTCGAAGTAGGTTTGGGTTTCTCGAGTCTCTGAAACTTAAGGGGAAGCCTAGGGCTGCCATGTTCAATCTGATACCGGAGGATTGGGGAGGTTTCGTCACGCCGTGGGTGAAAGCAATTACCGAGTCTTTTCAATGCTTAAGGTCTCTGCACTTTCGCCGCATGATCGTCAAGGATTCAGACCTTGAGCTACTCGCTCGCTCTCGTGGCCGCGAGCTCGAGGTGCTCAAAATCGACAAGTGCTCGGGATTCTCCACCGATGGTCTTTTCCATATCGGCCGCTACTGCAG GAGTTTAAGAACCTTGTTTTTGGAGGAAAGCTCAATAAATGACAAAGACGGTGAATGGCTGCATGAACTTGCAGTCAACAACTCGGTTCTTGAGACATTAAATTTCTACATGACGGATCTTGCCAAAGTCAAGTTTGAGGACCTCGCACTCATAGCTAAAAATTGTCGCTCATTGATTTCTGTCAAAATTAGTGATTGTGAAATCTTGGACCTTGTGGATTTCTTCCGTGCTGCAGTTACATTAGAGGAATTTTGTGGGGGTTCCTTCAATGAACAGCCAGAAAGGTACTCGGCCATATCATTGCCACAAAAATTATGCCGTCTGGGTCTAACATACTTGGGGAATAATGAAATCCCAATAGTATTCCCTTTGGCAAACCTACTGAAAAAGTTGGATCTTCTCTATGCATTGCTTAATACAGAGGATCATTGTACATTAATTCAAAGGTGTCCCAATTTGGAAGTGCTCGAG ACAAGGAATGTCATTGGAGATAGAGGATTGGAAGTTCTTGCCCAGAGTTGCAAGGGACTAAAGAGGCTCAGAATCGAGAGAGGTGACGATGAGCAAGGGATGGAGGATGAAGAAGGTGTTGTCTCACAAAGGGGTTTGATTGCTTTGGCTCAAGGCTGTCTTGAATTGGAATACCTGGCTGTCTACGTATCTGATATTACAAATTCTTCACTGGAATGCATTGGTACCTACTCTAAGAACCTTTGTGATTTTCGTCTAGTTTTGCTTGATAGAGAAGAGAGGATAACAGACTTACCACTGGACAACGGAGTTCGAGCTCTTTTGAGAGGCTGTGGAAAGCTTAAAAGGTTTGCCCTGTATCTCCGGCCTGGGGGTTTGACTGATGCTGGTCTCAGCTATATTGGGCAGTATAGTCAAAATATAAGGTGGATGCTTTTGGGTTATGTTGGAGAGTCCGATGCAGGGCTTTTGGAGTTCTCTAGGGGATGTCCTAGCCTGCAAAAGCTAGAGATGAGAGGATGTTGCTTCAGTGAGCATGCATTAGCTAGTGCAGTGATGCAGCTGACTTCCCTGAGGTACTTGTGGGTGCAGGGCTATAGAGCATCTTCAGTTGCGCCTGGTCGCGATCTTCTGGCAATGGCTCGTCCGTTTTGGAATATCGAGTTGATTCCTTCCAGACGAGTTGTTCTTCCTGATAATATTGGGGAGCCTATGATGGTAGAACATCCAGCTCACATACTTGCCTACTACTCTCTTGCTGGACAAAGAACAGATTTTCCTGATACTGTTATTCCCTTGGAACCAGCAGCCATGATTCCCGAGTAG
- the LOC133794010 gene encoding probable sucrose-phosphate synthase, which yields MGNRDNIDEMPSTNSSVLLSILKLIDKYDLYGQVAYPKCHKQSDVPEIYRLAAKTKGVFINPAFIEPFGLTLIEVITLEDVIKGIKV from the exons ATGGGAAACCGTGACAATATTGACGAAATGCCTAGCACAAATAGCTCTGTGCTTCTTTCAATTCTTAAGTTGATTGACAAATATGATCTATATGGTCAAGTTGCATATCCTAAATGTCATAAGCAATCTGATGTCCCTGAAATCTATCGTCTAGCAGCAAAAACAAAG GGTGTTTTCATAAATCCAGCCTTCATTGAGCCATTTGGACTTACTTTAATTGAG GTTATTACTCTTGAGGATGTAATAAAGGGAATTAAGGTATAA
- the LOC133794011 gene encoding protein EXPORTIN 1A-like, giving the protein MMHMLKKLSKQLSGEDWNWNNLNTLCWAIGSISGSMMEEQENRFLVMVIRDLLNLCEITKGKDNKAIIASNIMYVVGQYPRFLRAHWKFLKTVVNKLFEFMHETHPGVQS; this is encoded by the exons ATGATGCATATGCTAAAGAAGCTAAGCAAACAATTAAGTGGCGAGGATTGGAATTGGAACAACTTAAACACATTATGTTGGGCAATAGGGTCTATATCTGGTTCGATGATGGAAGAACAG GAGAACAGATTTTTGGTTATGGTCATTCGTGACTTGCTGAATTTATGCGAAATCACGAAAGGGAAGGATAACAAAGCTATCATCGCAAGTAACATTAT GTATGTTGTTGGACAGTACCCGAGGTTTCTAAGAGCTCACTGGAAGTTCCTAAAAACTGTTGTGAACAAATTGTTTGAGTTCATGCATGAGACACATCCTGGTGTTCAG agttaa